A genome region from Dolichospermum compactum NIES-806 includes the following:
- the miaB gene encoding tRNA (N6-isopentenyl adenosine(37)-C2)-methylthiotransferase MiaB produces the protein MTTNRHYHIITFGCQMNKADSERMAGILEDMGFEWSDDPNQADVILYNTCTIRDNAEQKVYSYLGRQAKRKQEQPDLTLIVAGCVAQQEGEALLRRVPELDLVMGPQHANRLKDLLESVFAGNQVVATEEVHIFEDITQPRRDSQVTAWVNIIYGCNERCTYCVVPNVRGVEQSRTPQAVRAEIEQLAKQGYKEITLLGQNIDAYGRDLPGSTAEGRHLHTLTDLLYYVHDVPGIERIRFATSHPRYFTERLIKACADLPKVCEHFHIPFQSGDNELLKAMSRGYTQEKYRRIIDTIRGYMPDASISADAIVGFPGETEAQFENTLQLVADIGFDLVNTAAYSPRPGTPAALWDNQLSEEVKSDRLQRLNHLVNIKAAERSQRYFGRIEEVLVEAQNTKDTNQVMGRTGGNRLTFFTGDINRLKGQIVKVKITEVRAFSLTGEAVEVRQPVTV, from the coding sequence ATGACCACTAACCGCCATTACCACATTATCACCTTCGGTTGCCAAATGAATAAGGCAGACTCTGAACGCATGGCTGGTATCTTAGAAGACATGGGCTTTGAATGGTCAGATGACCCAAACCAAGCAGATGTAATTCTTTACAATACCTGTACCATTCGGGATAATGCGGAACAAAAAGTATATTCTTATTTAGGTAGACAAGCCAAACGGAAGCAGGAACAACCTGATTTAACTTTGATTGTTGCTGGTTGTGTTGCCCAACAGGAAGGTGAAGCTTTGCTGCGGCGTGTGCCAGAATTGGATTTGGTGATGGGACCCCAACACGCTAACCGTCTGAAGGATTTGCTAGAGTCGGTTTTTGCTGGTAATCAAGTTGTTGCTACTGAAGAAGTTCATATTTTTGAAGATATCACCCAGCCGCGTCGGGATAGTCAGGTAACTGCTTGGGTAAATATTATTTATGGTTGTAACGAACGTTGTACTTATTGCGTTGTCCCTAATGTGCGCGGTGTGGAACAGTCTCGGACACCACAAGCGGTTCGGGCGGAAATCGAACAGTTAGCAAAACAAGGATATAAAGAAATTACTCTCCTGGGTCAAAATATTGATGCTTACGGACGGGATTTACCTGGTTCTACCGCCGAAGGTCGTCACCTGCACACATTGACAGATTTACTTTATTATGTCCATGATGTACCGGGTATTGAACGCATAAGATTTGCTACTAGTCATCCGCGTTATTTTACGGAAAGATTAATTAAAGCCTGTGCAGATTTGCCCAAAGTCTGCGAACATTTTCACATTCCTTTTCAATCTGGGGATAATGAGCTTTTAAAAGCTATGTCACGCGGCTATACTCAGGAAAAATATCGCCGGATTATTGATACTATTAGAGGGTATATGCCGGATGCGTCAATTAGTGCTGATGCGATTGTGGGTTTTCCTGGTGAGACAGAAGCACAGTTTGAAAATACTTTGCAATTGGTGGCAGATATTGGGTTTGATTTAGTGAATACTGCGGCTTATTCACCTCGTCCTGGTACACCTGCGGCTTTGTGGGATAATCAACTGAGTGAGGAAGTTAAAAGCGATCGCTTGCAAAGATTGAACCATTTAGTTAATATCAAAGCAGCAGAGCGATCGCAACGTTACTTTGGTCGGATTGAAGAAGTATTAGTAGAAGCTCAAAATACCAAAGACACAAACCAGGTTATGGGAAGAACTGGGGGAAATCGTCTCACATTCTTTACTGGCGATATTAATCGCCTCAAAGGGCAAATAGTCAAGGTTAAAATTACCGAAGTTCGTGCTTTTAGTTTAACAGGAGAAGCAGTAGAAGTTCGTCAACCAGTTACAGTTTAA
- the hemJ gene encoding protoporphyrinogen oxidase HemJ, whose protein sequence is MAYSWFKAFHIIGFVVWFAGLFYLVRLFIYHVEANLEPEPARTILKNQYQIMEKRLYNIITTPGLFVTVAMAIGILSTNMELLKEPWLHYKLGFVGILIAYHYYCGRLMKQLAADECSWSGQKLRALNEAPTLLLVVIVMLAIFKNNLPTDLTAWLVFGLVIFMAVSIQLYAKIRRRNQEKLTGQLEEESGVKAF, encoded by the coding sequence ATGGCGTATTCTTGGTTTAAAGCATTTCATATTATTGGCTTTGTGGTTTGGTTTGCGGGGTTATTCTACCTAGTGCGGTTGTTTATCTACCATGTTGAAGCTAACCTTGAACCAGAACCAGCAAGAACGATACTGAAGAACCAGTATCAAATCATGGAAAAGCGTCTTTACAATATTATTACTACTCCGGGACTGTTTGTGACAGTAGCAATGGCTATTGGTATTTTATCTACCAACATGGAACTGTTAAAAGAACCCTGGCTACATTACAAGTTAGGATTTGTAGGGATTTTAATTGCCTATCATTATTACTGTGGTAGACTAATGAAGCAGTTAGCAGCAGATGAATGTAGTTGGAGTGGTCAGAAACTACGCGCCTTAAACGAAGCACCGACGCTTTTATTAGTCGTAATTGTGATGTTGGCTATATTCAAGAATAACTTACCCACAGACCTCACCGCTTGGTTAGTTTTTGGTTTGGTGATTTTCATGGCTGTAAGTATTCAACTTTACGCCAAAATCCGTAGACGCAATCAGGAAAAGCTCACAGGACAATTAGAAGAGGAGTCAGGAGTAAAAGCTTTTTAA
- a CDS encoding restriction endonuclease — protein MKILQHDFTQTIINILNKYFPRYGDIILRNSQLLQYINIKTKAANRGSKSRSSFANHYAIYVLIEDYLQKEFHFKNGYEDYEGAQYINLLMRQRELPFGNKLQNHALNHRLNEEFKKYFHTSDYLPIIRDSTTNRYWINENLLKIEIGEQVINISESIKDIIDAYIQARMNSFNEFMIYCQKMIEIQNHSSEAAIEFIRSLLKPNIDARVFEIVSYAILKHYYAEQKIYWGWSQDELNIDHLILYKTGRTNANDGGIDFVMKPLGRFFQVTETLDTGKYFLDIDKVQKYPVTFVIKTEEEVEYLLNKIEEQAKTRYQIKAIIKKYMECIEEVINIPELILRFNKVLEFQRGIQVIEEIVLQSRVEFNMEEEAVEDEV, from the coding sequence ATGAAAATACTACAGCATGATTTTACGCAAACAATAATTAATATTCTTAATAAATACTTTCCTAGATATGGAGATATTATTTTAAGGAATAGTCAATTATTACAGTATATTAATATTAAAACTAAAGCTGCAAATCGTGGTTCAAAATCAAGATCCAGCTTTGCTAATCATTATGCTATATATGTTTTGATTGAAGATTATTTACAAAAGGAATTTCATTTTAAGAATGGCTATGAAGATTATGAAGGCGCACAATATATAAATTTATTAATGCGACAAAGAGAGTTACCTTTTGGAAATAAACTTCAAAATCATGCTCTGAATCATCGTTTAAATGAAGAATTTAAAAAATATTTTCACACCTCAGATTATTTACCAATAATAAGAGATTCAACAACAAATAGATATTGGATTAATGAAAATCTTTTAAAAATTGAAATTGGTGAGCAAGTAATTAATATTTCTGAATCCATCAAAGATATTATTGATGCTTATATTCAAGCAAGAATGAATTCATTCAATGAATTTATGATTTATTGTCAAAAAATGATAGAAATTCAAAATCATTCATCTGAAGCAGCAATTGAATTCATTAGAAGTTTATTAAAACCAAATATAGATGCTAGAGTATTTGAGATTGTTAGTTATGCGATTTTAAAACATTATTATGCAGAACAAAAAATATATTGGGGTTGGTCGCAAGATGAATTAAATATTGATCATTTAATTTTGTATAAAACTGGACGCACAAATGCAAATGATGGTGGGATAGATTTTGTCATGAAGCCTCTGGGAAGGTTTTTTCAAGTTACAGAAACCTTAGATACTGGAAAATATTTTTTAGATATTGATAAGGTACAAAAATATCCAGTTACTTTTGTAATCAAAACTGAGGAAGAAGTCGAATATTTACTCAATAAGATTGAGGAACAAGCAAAGACAAGATATCAAATCAAAGCTATTATTAAAAAGTATATGGAATGTATAGAGGAAGTGATAAATATTCCAGAACTAATACTTCGTTTTAATAAAGTTTTAGAATTTCAAAGGGGTATTCAAGTAATTGAAGAAATAGTTTTACAAAGTCGAGTTGAGTTTAATATGGAAGAAGAAGCTGTTGAGGATGAAGTATGA
- the yhdJ gene encoding adenine-specific DNA-methyltransferase, which produces MMIEQHKNQQHTIFHGDAVNILLNHIPAESVDLIFIDPPYNIGKKFGNFHDKWESETEYINWSYQWLDESIRILKPNGTIYVMTSTQAMPYFDIYLRQKLTILSRIMWHYDSSGVQATKYFGSMYEPILHCVKDKNNYIFNADDIKVEAKTGAQRKLIDYRKSVPTPYNTEKVPGNAWYFPRVRYRMEEYENHPSQKPESLLERIILASSHKGSLILDPFAGTFTTAAVAKRLGRKSISIELQEEYLKVGLRRVLEMEEYQGEKLLPPQKNHNIKNKNGKKVDLDFIQGSIFDENTTA; this is translated from the coding sequence ATGATGATTGAACAACATAAAAATCAACAACATACCATTTTTCACGGTGATGCGGTCAACATTTTATTAAATCATATTCCTGCCGAATCAGTAGATTTAATTTTTATTGATCCTCCTTATAATATAGGTAAGAAATTTGGTAACTTCCATGATAAATGGGAATCAGAAACAGAATATATAAATTGGTCATATCAATGGCTTGATGAGTCTATTCGCATTCTTAAACCAAATGGTACAATTTATGTAATGACAAGTACCCAAGCAATGCCTTATTTTGATATTTATTTGAGACAAAAATTAACTATTCTCAGTCGGATAATGTGGCATTATGATAGTTCTGGAGTTCAAGCTACAAAATACTTCGGTTCAATGTATGAACCTATTCTTCATTGTGTCAAAGATAAAAACAATTATATTTTTAATGCAGATGATATTAAAGTTGAAGCAAAAACAGGCGCACAACGGAAATTAATTGATTACAGAAAATCAGTTCCTACCCCCTATAATACAGAAAAAGTACCTGGTAATGCTTGGTATTTTCCCCGTGTGAGATATCGCATGGAAGAATACGAAAATCATCCTTCACAAAAACCAGAGTCATTACTAGAAAGAATCATTTTAGCAAGTAGTCATAAAGGAAGTTTAATCCTTGATCCCTTTGCTGGGACTTTTACAACTGCTGCTGTAGCTAAACGTTTAGGTAGGAAATCTATTAGTATTGAACTGCAAGAAGAATATCTAAAAGTTGGATTGAGAAGGGTTTTAGAAATGGAAGAATATCAAGGAGAAAAACTCTTACCACCACAGAAAAACCATAATATCAAAAATAAAAATGGAAAAAAAGTAGATTTAGATTTTATCCAAGGGAGTATCTTTGATGAAAATACTACAGCATGA
- a CDS encoding alpha/beta fold hydrolase: protein MSIQEHKITVDSLEWFYREAEPIGRTDLIPVLFLHGIVAQSYSWRNIIPSLAAQGSRAIAPDWIGCGFSGTPEKQDFAYTPDAFITALAGFVQALELEKFSLVVQGFLGSVGLQYALRYPEKVANIAILNTPISPAAKLPWKIKQMGLPFAGDMITQDPLLVDRTLEGGSRYRIEDQDLDVYRKPFLKSSAPGRSLLATIRNFQLEKAMLEIETGFQEWQQPILVQWGMIDPWLSVDMAESFVKSVPNREIIKLNNVGHYPQEHYHEVILQDLLPFVRRSQSN from the coding sequence GTGTCAATTCAAGAACATAAAATTACGGTAGATTCTCTAGAATGGTTTTATCGAGAAGCTGAACCGATTGGGAGAACTGATTTAATCCCTGTGTTATTTTTACATGGGATAGTTGCTCAAAGTTATAGTTGGAGAAATATTATACCTAGTTTAGCAGCACAGGGAAGTAGAGCGATCGCACCTGACTGGATTGGTTGTGGATTTTCCGGTACACCAGAAAAACAGGATTTTGCTTATACTCCCGACGCATTTATCACAGCCTTAGCAGGATTTGTTCAAGCTTTAGAATTAGAAAAGTTTTCCCTAGTTGTCCAAGGTTTTTTAGGTTCGGTTGGCTTACAATATGCCTTACGTTATCCTGAAAAAGTTGCTAATATTGCTATTTTAAATACACCCATTTCTCCAGCAGCAAAATTACCTTGGAAAATCAAACAAATGGGTTTACCCTTTGCAGGAGATATGATTACCCAAGATCCTTTATTAGTTGATAGAACCCTAGAAGGTGGAAGTCGTTACCGCATTGAGGATCAAGATTTAGATGTTTATAGAAAACCCTTTTTGAAAAGTTCTGCTCCTGGGAGAAGTCTCCTAGCAACAATTCGCAATTTCCAACTAGAAAAAGCCATGCTAGAAATAGAAACTGGTTTTCAAGAATGGCAACAACCTATTTTAGTCCAATGGGGCATGATTGATCCTTGGTTATCTGTAGATATGGCAGAAAGTTTTGTCAAATCTGTACCTAATCGGGAAATAATCAAACTTAATAATGTGGGACATTATCCCCAAGAACATTATCATGAAGTGATTTTACAAGATTTACTCCCATTTGTCCGGCGTTCCCAATCGAATTAA
- a CDS encoding MlaE family lipid ABC transporter permease subunit produces MAVNLQPKRNLEQSWIIRCLSAFLLFGQILLHFLRGKTYYRKILEHTVTTGPASLPPVLLVNGFAGMIFTIQTARELVRFGAVDTVGGAFALAFCRELAPILTASIIAGQVGSAFAAELGAMRVTEQIDALYMLRTDPVDYLVLPRVIACCLMMPVMMIFAVVIGVMGGAFAAMQFYQVVPETFLESVRNFLLPSDILIILLKGWIFGAIVSVNGCSWGLTTQGGAKEVGESATTCVVTTWVAIFIMDFVLALLLFEKPLL; encoded by the coding sequence GTGGCCGTCAACTTGCAACCAAAAAGAAATTTAGAACAATCTTGGATAATTCGTTGTTTGTCAGCATTCCTGTTATTTGGTCAAATTTTACTACATTTCCTGCGCGGAAAAACCTACTATCGCAAGATATTAGAACATACAGTGACAACAGGACCAGCTTCCCTCCCTCCAGTATTATTAGTCAACGGTTTTGCGGGGATGATTTTCACAATTCAAACCGCTAGAGAATTAGTCAGATTTGGGGCTGTAGATACCGTTGGCGGTGCATTTGCTTTAGCATTTTGTCGAGAACTAGCACCAATTTTAACTGCTAGTATTATCGCCGGACAAGTTGGTTCAGCATTTGCAGCGGAATTAGGAGCAATGCGGGTGACAGAGCAAATTGACGCTTTATATATGCTCAGAACAGACCCTGTTGATTATCTTGTCCTACCCAGAGTCATTGCTTGCTGTTTAATGATGCCTGTAATGATGATTTTTGCTGTAGTTATAGGTGTTATGGGTGGTGCTTTTGCGGCTATGCAGTTTTATCAGGTTGTTCCTGAAACATTTTTAGAATCAGTGAGAAATTTTTTATTACCATCAGATATTTTAATTATTTTACTGAAGGGGTGGATTTTTGGGGCTATAGTATCGGTTAATGGCTGTAGTTGGGGACTGACAACTCAAGGAGGCGCAAAGGAAGTGGGAGAATCAGCGACAACTTGTGTGGTAACTACTTGGGTGGCAATTTTTATTATGGATTTTGTCTTGGCGTTGCTACTGTTTGAGAAACCCTTGCTATAA
- the rph gene encoding ribonuclease PH: MTWQRPDGRTPCELRPHSFYPNFTRFAPGSVLAKSGDTQVLCTVSVAEGVPKFLTGSGKGWLTAEYRMLPSATQKRQEREWMKLSGRTQEIQRLIGRSLRAALDFEALGERTLTVDTDVLQADAGTRTIAITGGFVALAHAISQLLQQGVIERSPLCRQIAGVSVGLLAGEPFLDLNYVEDVAADVDFNVVMNHQMDIIEVQGTAEAGSFSRQQLNQMLDFSEQGIQELLTAQRNAISDWNTLFVGT, translated from the coding sequence ATGACTTGGCAACGTCCTGACGGGAGAACCCCTTGTGAACTCCGTCCCCATAGTTTTTATCCTAATTTCACTCGGTTTGCACCTGGTTCTGTTTTAGCGAAATCTGGTGATACTCAGGTTCTATGTACGGTTAGTGTGGCGGAAGGAGTGCCTAAATTTTTGACTGGTAGTGGGAAGGGTTGGTTAACTGCTGAATATAGAATGTTGCCTTCTGCTACCCAGAAACGCCAGGAACGGGAATGGATGAAATTGTCGGGGAGAACCCAGGAAATACAACGTTTAATTGGGCGGAGTTTAAGGGCTGCGTTGGATTTTGAGGCGTTGGGAGAACGAACGCTGACTGTGGATACAGATGTGCTGCAAGCTGACGCAGGAACGAGGACAATAGCAATTACTGGGGGTTTTGTGGCTTTAGCTCATGCTATTTCTCAATTATTGCAGCAGGGGGTTATTGAGCGATCGCCTTTATGTAGACAAATAGCAGGGGTTTCTGTAGGCTTGTTGGCAGGTGAACCATTTTTGGATCTTAACTATGTTGAAGATGTCGCCGCAGACGTGGATTTTAACGTAGTCATGAATCATCAAATGGATATTATTGAAGTTCAGGGAACAGCGGAAGCGGGAAGTTTTAGTCGTCAGCAGTTGAATCAAATGCTAGATTTTTCGGAACAAGGTATCCAGGAATTATTAACTGCTCAAAGAAATGCTATTAGTGATTGGAATACCCTATTTGTAGGAACTTAA
- a CDS encoding adenylate kinase family protein, whose protein sequence is MRLVVLGGSGAGKSTQAQRLGKFFDVPLVSTGETLREAIYGNCQDNIYNELNDLVIEAKPYLEQGELVPDEMMIEFIKVRLKQPDVNNGWILEGYPRTAFQCEELDFLLEDLGQNLDWAIYLQVSAAAMVSRSVGRLLPDDQLEIVQGRVELFYDRTIPILEYYDHRRRLLTINGDQSPEQVQQGILTLLG, encoded by the coding sequence ATGAGATTGGTAGTTTTAGGAGGTTCAGGGGCAGGAAAAAGCACTCAAGCACAAAGGCTAGGGAAGTTTTTTGATGTTCCTTTGGTTTCTACTGGTGAAACTTTACGAGAAGCGATATATGGAAACTGTCAGGATAATATATACAATGAATTAAATGATTTAGTTATCGAAGCTAAACCTTATTTGGAACAAGGGGAATTAGTTCCAGATGAAATGATGATTGAATTTATTAAAGTCCGTCTTAAGCAACCTGATGTAAATAATGGTTGGATTTTAGAAGGTTATCCCCGGACTGCTTTTCAATGTGAAGAATTAGATTTTTTGTTGGAAGATTTAGGACAAAATCTTGATTGGGCAATTTACCTACAAGTTTCCGCAGCAGCTATGGTTAGTCGTTCTGTGGGACGGTTACTTCCTGATGATCAACTGGAAATTGTCCAGGGTCGGGTAGAGTTATTTTACGATCGCACTATCCCCATTTTAGAATACTACGATCACCGTCGTCGCCTATTAACTATTAATGGGGATCAATCCCCAGAACAAGTACAGCAAGGTATTTTGACATTATTAGGTTAA